A stretch of DNA from Candidatus Poribacteria bacterium:
GAACGTCGCCTTGGGGTATCCGTATGCGGATGTCCATGAAGCGGGACCTGCTTTCGTGGTCGTCACTGATAACGACCCGCACCTCGCACAGCGCGAAGCGGATCGTCTATCAGAGATGTTATGGAACGTCCGTGGACAACTGACGTTGGATCTCCCTGATGCAGCACAGGCAGTCGAGCAAGCCATCGAATCTGAAAGACATCCGGTTATTCTTGTTGAAATGGGAGACAATATCGGTGGGGGTTCGCCGGGGGATGGCACCTTCATTTTAGCGGAGTTGGTACGACAGGAAGCATCTGGATATGTCGTTGTCGTTTATGATCCTGAGGCTGTGCAAAATTGCGTTCAGGCGGGTGTCGGCAATAGCGTCTCGCTCCAAGTCGGTGGGAAAGCGGACACGCTACACGGCGATCCTGTCTCAATTCAGGGTAACGTCCGTCTCATCCACGATGGTCGCTATGAGGAGACGCAACCTCGGCACGGTGGTCAACGATACCACGATCAGGGATTGACGGTTGTCGTTGCGGTGGGGGATTCTTTGGTTGTACTAACGAGTCGACGGCAAACGCCATTTAGCCTTCAGCAGTTGTTGAGTCTCGGTATTGATCCGACAGCGATGCGGATGATTGTTGTCAAAGCTGCGGTTGCTTACCGTGCTGCTTATGAGCCGATTGCAGGACAGATTATTGAGGTGGATACACCGGGGTTGACTGCGGTGAACCCACTACATTTTGAATATCACGATGTTCGGCGACCGCTATTTCCGCTGGATTGATACCCTAATAAGGTAGGTACGGTTTCCTAGCCGCACCGGAATTTTAAAAAAGCGCGAAATCTAATTAATCCTTAAAACTAAATTCCGCTATGAGTTTGCAGGATTTTGTTGGATTTTGTCTTGTTCTGTGTTATATT
This window harbors:
- a CDS encoding M81 family metallopeptidase, encoding MTTIAIGGIMHESNTFSNTPTDFAAFPQVHAGNIRKVWGEAHHEIGGFIQGATEYGYTAYPMFMTSATPAGRVTDDAFDRLTEMLIQHLKAAPKHEGFLLALHGALVAESYPDGDGEVLRRLRDTFGRDLPIVVTLDQHANVSEQMVAESTALVIYKTTPHIDQRQRGLQAAEVMMRILQDGITPTQALVKPPMLLNILYHTTNVPPMEPILTAAKQLEARPDVLAANVALGYPYADVHEAGPAFVVVTDNDPHLAQREADRLSEMLWNVRGQLTLDLPDAAQAVEQAIESERHPVILVEMGDNIGGGSPGDGTFILAELVRQEASGYVVVVYDPEAVQNCVQAGVGNSVSLQVGGKADTLHGDPVSIQGNVRLIHDGRYEETQPRHGGQRYHDQGLTVVVAVGDSLVVLTSRRQTPFSLQQLLSLGIDPTAMRMIVVKAAVAYRAAYEPIAGQIIEVDTPGLTAVNPLHFEYHDVRRPLFPLD